A part of Gossypium hirsutum isolate 1008001.06 chromosome A07, Gossypium_hirsutum_v2.1, whole genome shotgun sequence genomic DNA contains:
- the LOC107953168 gene encoding LOW QUALITY PROTEIN: protein SMG7 (The sequence of the model RefSeq protein was modified relative to this genomic sequence to represent the inferred CDS: substituted 1 base at 1 genomic stop codon) gives MMIVQMDKMSSPSSRERAQRLYEKNIELENNRRRSAQARVSSDPNAWQQMRENYEAIILEDHAFSEQHSIEYALWQLHYKRIEELRAHYSAVLASAGSNTPQGVKVSQRPDRLTKIRLQFKTFLSEATGFYHDLILKIRAKYGLPFGYFSDDLERQTVMDKNGKKSADIKKGLVSCHRCLIYLGDLARYKGLYGDGDSKSREFVAASSYYLHAASIWPSSGNPHHQLAILASYSGDELLAVYRYFRSLAVDNPFLTARDNLIVAFEKNMYMTMVVLNGCIFVCRIAYLXCQDSVGQGAWSALSGKGRVKVGAKLASKDSNMELSTAKEKVSRVQDTFKLFSIRFVRLNGILFTRTSLETFADVLTLVSRDLCELLSSGPEEELNFGTDAAENSLLFVRLVSILIFTVHNLKRENEGQTYAEILQRAALLQNAFTAVFELMGHVVERCSQLQDVSSSYTIPAILVFVEWLACCPDVAVASSAVDEKQSITRSHFWKHCISFLNKILSIRPMCIDDDEDETCFFNMSRYEGETENRLALWEDFELRGFLPLVPAHTILDFSRKHSFVSDGSKEKKARIRRILAAGKALANVIRVDQKTVCFDSKAKKFLIGVEPSKDVTFSSSTPLVTNGIEHETPFEKTVNVGNVLPITQPITVEEEDDDDEVIVFQPVVSEKRTEVISPKWPHPKSLKLNQSSSAGDLKFYGSAVSAPLDSLNQHNIFGASPMPVSAGSILPQYLQPVQMDASGWSVEETMSLVNGLNGLTMLEDGHLKKLDMQENVGLCPATHSIAIQQPISSGGMYYCQTKVPEPVMPSRIDAVVSSRVTGDALSVKTTSALQIGMRKNPISRPVRHLGPPPGFSPVPLKPPSESVPASDLENTLMDDYRWLDGYQLSSSHADTLYVNKSSNDVTGTVSFPFPGKQVPMVQFQMEKQKGWQDYDTLEHLKIQHEQKLQQQQIMNGNQQFTSLPEQYKGPSVWTSRYFV, from the exons ATGATGATAGTGCAGATGGATAAAATGTCTTCTCCTTCATCCAGGGAGCGCGCACAGCGTCTTTATGAGaag AATATAGAGCTGGAAAATAACCGTCGGAGATCAGCTCAGGCACGAGTATCTTCAGACCCCAATGCCTGGCAGCAGATGCGCGAGAACTATGAGGCAATAATTCTTGAGGACCATGCTTTTTCTGAGCAGCACAGTATTGAATATGCATTGTGGCAGTTACATTACAAGCGGATTGAAGAGCTAAGAGCACATTATAGTGCTGTCCTAGCTTCTGCAGGATCAAATACACCTCAAGGTGTGAAAGTTTCTCAACGACCTGACCGGCTTACAAAAATAAGATTGCAGTTTAAGACATTCCTTTCTGAGGCAACAGGATTTTATCATGATCTGATTTTGAAAATCAGAGCAAAGTATGGACTTCCATTTGGGTACTTTTCTGATGATTTAGAAAGGCAAActgttatggacaaaaatgggaagaaatctgCTGACATAAAAAAGGGTTTGGTATCTTGTCACCGTTGTTTGATATACTTGGGAGACCTAGCACGGTACAAAGGATTATATGGAGATGGAGACTCTAAATCACGCGAGTTTGTTGCAGCTTCAAGTTACTATTTGCATGCTGCATCAATTTGGCCATCAAGTGGGAATCCACATCATCAG CTAGCTATATTGGCATCCTATTCAGGAGATGAGCTTTTGGCTGTTTATCGATATTTTCGGAGTTTGGCTGTGGATAACCCCTTTTTAACTGCAAGGGACAACTTGATTGTAGCATTTGAAAAG AACATGTATATGACTATGGTTGTATTGAATGGATGCATTTTTGTTTGCAGAATCGCATATCTGTGATGTCAAGACTCCGTTGGTCAAGGAGCATGGTCTGCGTTATCAGGAAAAGGTAGGGTGAAAGTTGGAGCAAAACTTGCATCCAAAGATTCCAATATGGAATTAAGCACTGCTAAGGAGAAAGTATCCCGTGTCCAGGATACTTTTAAGTTATTTTCCATTCGATTTGTGCGTCTAAATGGTATTCTTTTTACACGCACAAG CCTGGAGACTTTTGCAGATGTTCTTACTCTAGTGTCTCGTGATTTATGTGAGCTTCTCTCTTCTGGGCCAGAAGAGGAACTGAATTTTGGCACTGATGCTGCTGAGAATTCACTTCTCTTTGTTAGGCTGGTTTCCATTCTCATATTTACAGTTCACAATCTAAAGAGGGAGAATGAAGGTCAAACGTATGCTGAGATTCTACAGCGTGCTGCTCTACTTCAAAATGCATTCACTGCCGTTTTTGAGTTGATGGGACATGTAGTAGAGAGATGTTCTCAACTCCAGGATGTTTCTTCCAGCTACACCATACCTGCTATTCTGGTTTTTGTTGAATGGCTAGCTTGCTGCCCGGATGTTGCAGTGGCAAGCTCTGCTGTGGATGAGAAACAGTCAATTACTAGATCACATTTCTGGAAACATTGCATATCATTTCTGAATAAGATCTTGTCAATTAGACCGATGTGcattgatgatgatgaagatgagaCCTGCTTTTTCAATATGAGCAGGTATGAAGGAGAAACTGAAAACCGTCTTGCCTTGTGGGAGGACTTTGAGTTGAGAGGGTTCTTGCCTCTTGTTCCAGCACACACCATTTTAGACTTCTCAAGAAAGCATTCCTTTGTAAGCGATGGCAGTAAGGAAAAGAAAGCCCGTATAAGAAGAATTTTAGCAGCAGGGAAGGCTCTAGCTAATGTCATTAGGGTTGATCAGAAAACTGTTTGTTTTGATTCGAAAGCAAAGAAGTTTCTTATTGGTGTTGAACCTTCCAAAGATGTCACATTCAGCTCTTCTACCCCACTCGTAACAAACGGTATAGAGCATGAAACCCCTTTTGAGAAGACAGTTAATGTTGGAAATGTGCTGCCAATTACCCAACCTATAACGGTTGAGGAagaggatgatgatgatgaagtgaTTGTTTTCCAGCCAGTTGTGAGTGAGAAGAGAACTGAGGTGATTAGTCCAAAATGGCCCCACCCCAAGTCTTTGAAGCTTAACCAAAGTAGTTCTGCTGGTGATCTCAAATTTTATGGCAGTGCCGTGTCTGCTCCTCTTGATAGTCTTAACCAGCATAATATTTTTGGTGCTAGTCCAATGCCTGTGTCTGCTGGAAGCATTCTCCCTCAGTATCTGCAGCCTGTTCAGATGGATGCATCTGGGTGGTCGGTAGAAGAAACTATGTCTCTGGTTAATGGCTTGAATGGTTTGACGATGTTGGAGGATGGGCATTTGAAAAAACTGGATATGCAAGAGAATGTGGGCCTTTGTCCTGCTACTCATTCTATTGCTATCCAACAACCCATCAGTTCTGGTGGTATGTACTACTGTCAAACAAAAGTGCCAGAACCTGTGATGCCATCCAGAATTGATGCCGTTGTGTCTTCTAGAGTTACTGGTGATGCCTTGTCTGTTAAAACCACCTCAGCTTTACAAATTGGAATGCGGAAGAACCCAATTAGCCGTCCAGTTAGGCATCTTGGTCCCCCACCAGGTTTTAGCCCTGTTCCTTTAAAGCCACCAAGTGAATCTGTTCCTGCTTCAGATTTGGAGAACACGCTGATGGATGATTATAGATGGTTGGATGGATATCAGTTATCATCGTCTCATGCAGATACCCTGTATGTCAATAAAAGCAGCAATGATGTGACTGGAACAGTAAGCTTTCCTTTCCCTGGGAAACAGGTTCCAATGGTGCAGTTTCAAATGGAAAAGCAGAAAGGATGGCAGGACTATGATACTCTTGAGCATTTAAAAATTCAACATGAACAGAAGCTACAGCAACAACAAATCATGAATGGAAACCAGCAGTTCACCTCCCTGCCTGAGCAGTATAAAGGACCATCAGTCTGGACAAGTCGTTATTTTGTGTGA